One Myotis daubentonii chromosome 12, mMyoDau2.1, whole genome shotgun sequence genomic region harbors:
- the LOC132213782 gene encoding interleukin-36 beta-like — protein MRWSLRLRWPRDKSISLSKGQMMTTSSPPSDLPYALHRKPKDKADTPLRVKHPGTFSIRDPQQMVWVLEGESLIAVPSSKKVKPATVFSVPCTDPDISNEKGSPIYLGVKEDLCLFCAEIEGRPALQLKKESLMKLYEEKKAQKSFLFLRGIEGSTSTFQSVACLGWFIATSSQAGQPVTLTNDRGKTYNTNFYFSSL, from the exons ATGCGGTGGAGCCTAAGGTTGCGTTGGCCCAGGGACAAGAGCATCTCTTTGAGCAAAG GCCAGATGATGACAACCTCCTCGCCACCATCTGATCTGCCTTATGCTCTTCACAGAAAACCTAAAGACAAGGCGGACACCCCACTAA GGGTGAAACATCCAGGAACCTTTAGTATTCGTGATCCTCAACAGATggtgtgggtgctggagggagaGTCTTTAATCGCAGTTCCTTCTAGCAAAAAAGTCAAACCTG CTACAGTTTTCTCAGTGCCATGCACAGACCCGGACATCTCTAATGAAAAAGGCAGTCCGATATACCTGGGAGTCAAGGAAGATCTCTGTCTGTTCTGTGCAGAAATTGAGGGCCGGCCTGCTTTGCAGCTTAAG AAGGAAAGCTTAATGAAACTATACGAGGAGAAGAAGGCGCAGAAGTCCTTTCTCTTTCTGCGTGGCATAGAGggctccacctccaccttccagTCCGTCGCCTGCCTCGGCTGGTTCATCGCCACTTCCTCGCAGGCGGGGCAGCCTGTCACCCTCACCAACGACAGGGGCAAAACTTACAACACCAACTTCTATTTCAGTTCTTTGTAG